In the Bacillus sp. HSf4 genome, AGCTTGATGTCAGAAGAGCTGTGGGAACGTCGGGAACGCTCAGCGTTGTAAAGGATCTTGGTTTGCGCGACTTGTTTACCGGTCAAGTCGAAATCGTTTCCGGAGAAATCGGCGATGATTTTACATATTATCTTGTCTCTTCTGAACAAGTCCCTTCCTCGGTGGGCGTTGGTGTGCTCGTCAATCCGGACAATACGATTTTGGCAGCCGGCGGCTTCATCATACAGCTGCTGCCCGGGACTGATGATGAAACCATCACAAAGCTGGAGACTAACTTATCCCAGGTGGAACCGATTTCCAAGCTGATTCAAAAAGGGCTGACCCCTGAGGAAGTATTGAGAACGGTTCTGGGGGAAGAAGCGGAAGTGCTGGAAACCGTTCCAGTCCGCTTTACCTGCAATTGTTCAAAAGAGCGTTTCGCAAGAGGAATTATCGGTCTTGGCAAACAAGAGATTCAAGCCATGATTGATGAAGATGGAAAAGCCGAGGCGCAATGCCATTTTTGCAATGAAACGTATCTGTTTACAAAAGAAGAGCTTGAAGCGCTTCGAGATGAAATTTAATGCCCGCTATTCATGTAGCGGGTCTTTTACAATGGGAAAAGGGGAGAAACGATATTGAAATCAAGAACGCTGTGGCCGATTATCATTGGCGCAATTTTTGTCAACTGTATTGTGATTGCATATGTTCTCACAAAGTCGCAGACCGCTTCCACTTCATCA is a window encoding:
- the hslO gene encoding Hsp33 family molecular chaperone HslO, whose product is MDYLVKAIAYDGKVRAYAARTTETIHEAQRRHNTWPTASAALGRTMTAAVMLGAMLKGEDKLTVKIEGGGPIGAIVADGNAKGDVRGYVSNPHVHFDLNEHGKLDVRRAVGTSGTLSVVKDLGLRDLFTGQVEIVSGEIGDDFTYYLVSSEQVPSSVGVGVLVNPDNTILAAGGFIIQLLPGTDDETITKLETNLSQVEPISKLIQKGLTPEEVLRTVLGEEAEVLETVPVRFTCNCSKERFARGIIGLGKQEIQAMIDEDGKAEAQCHFCNETYLFTKEELEALRDEI